In the genome of Saprospira sp. CCB-QB6, one region contains:
- a CDS encoding reverse transcriptase family protein — MSDHRMTRQQIYDRIRQTSKEEYILEEMKRLGFWDTSEEAPKISEELIQKKGALRRELRELMEKQRMFRDKERMLAEMRKKRMADALARREETKERRKAEKEARAKAWQEKKERSIVFLGKDYSAGLSEEEADLEKLAALNLPAFKDIKELADAMEISVGRLRYLCFQRKLSTVSHYERFYLAKKTGGKRLISAPRPMLKTAQYWLLENVLSRLEMHEAAHGFVPQRSIVSNAKLHEKKEVVINMDLKDFFPTVTYPRVKGMFKGLGYSEQQAIIFALLTTEPEVDQVEIDGQLYYAQKGERYLPQGAPTSPAITNWLCRRMDRRFEGVAKKLGWTYSRYADDLSFSAQDTSNISRIIWQAQQIIQDEGFVIHPKKLKIMRKGRRQEVTGLTVNEQVAVDRKSLKKFRACLHTIDTKGYQAAEWGQGFILASIKGFANYVRMVQADKGQALCEQVNRILAKEENKQAWKAYFAQSSTKKYAYKEQKQQVTAEDTATLGSSGLAESLHPIDPQQKDEEQWWSLW, encoded by the coding sequence ATGTCTGATCATCGAATGACCCGTCAACAGATTTATGACCGTATCCGTCAAACGTCTAAAGAGGAATACATTTTAGAAGAAATGAAACGCCTTGGCTTTTGGGATACTTCCGAAGAAGCTCCAAAAATATCTGAGGAGCTGATCCAAAAGAAAGGAGCCCTCCGCAGAGAGCTCCGCGAGCTGATGGAGAAGCAACGCATGTTTCGAGATAAAGAACGCATGCTAGCCGAAATGCGCAAAAAACGCATGGCCGATGCTCTCGCCCGTAGAGAAGAGACCAAGGAACGCCGTAAGGCGGAAAAAGAAGCCCGTGCTAAAGCTTGGCAAGAAAAGAAAGAACGAAGCATTGTCTTTTTAGGTAAGGATTATTCTGCTGGCTTGAGTGAAGAAGAAGCTGACCTAGAAAAATTAGCCGCTTTAAATCTCCCTGCATTTAAGGATATTAAGGAGCTGGCAGATGCTATGGAGATTTCTGTAGGGCGTTTGCGCTACCTTTGCTTTCAACGAAAGCTGTCTACAGTATCGCATTATGAACGCTTTTATTTAGCCAAGAAAACAGGGGGCAAACGTCTGATTTCAGCCCCTCGTCCAATGCTTAAAACTGCACAATATTGGCTACTAGAAAATGTACTTTCTCGCTTGGAGATGCATGAAGCCGCCCATGGTTTTGTGCCGCAGCGCTCTATTGTGAGTAATGCTAAATTGCATGAGAAAAAAGAGGTCGTCATCAATATGGACCTCAAAGACTTTTTTCCTACCGTAACCTACCCTCGAGTGAAGGGGATGTTTAAGGGCTTGGGCTATTCTGAGCAACAGGCAATTATTTTTGCGCTATTGACCACAGAACCTGAGGTGGACCAAGTAGAAATAGATGGGCAATTGTATTATGCCCAAAAAGGAGAACGCTATTTACCACAGGGCGCCCCCACTAGTCCCGCAATCACGAACTGGCTTTGCCGCCGCATGGACCGCCGTTTTGAAGGTGTAGCGAAAAAACTAGGTTGGACCTATAGCCGCTATGCCGATGACCTAAGCTTCTCTGCTCAGGATACGAGCAATATTAGCCGCATTATTTGGCAGGCACAGCAGATTATCCAAGATGAAGGCTTTGTGATTCACCCCAAAAAGCTCAAAATTATGCGCAAAGGCCGCCGCCAAGAGGTAACTGGCCTTACCGTAAATGAGCAAGTAGCCGTAGATCGCAAAAGCTTGAAGAAGTTTAGAGCCTGTTTGCATACCATAGACACTAAAGGCTATCAAGCAGCGGAATGGGGCCAAGGCTTTATTTTGGCCAGCATTAAGGGCTTTGCGAATTATGTTCGTATGGTCCAAGCCGATAAAGGCCAAGCCCTTTGCGAACAAGTAAATCGCATTTTGGCCAAAGAAGAAAATAAGCAAGCTTGGAAGGCCTATTTTGCTCAGTCTAGCACTAAGAAATATGCTTATAAAGAGCAAAAGCAACAAGTTACAGCAGAAGATACAGCTACTTTGGGTAGTTCTGGCTTAGCAGAATCTCTTCATCCCATCGACCCACAACAAAAGGATGAGGAGCAATGGTGGAGCCTTTGGTAG
- a CDS encoding DNA/RNA non-specific endonuclease, whose product MRQFILWAFVLALPACLWSQDLGQELQKLEAQKQSLDEQKTALIQQIEALRLQKIRADLKKVGLPKDGVEGELVEHAAMILNYSEAHEQAAWVAHIIPPAVMEGNLSRTNDFREDELVSTGTAVKSDYWYSGYDRGHLAPSADFRWSKTAISESYYYSNMSPQLPEFNREGWADLERWVRGTVFSHKRSMLVITGPILKEGLPQITQGPNKVSIPEAFFKVVLDLEAEQPKAIAFIMKNGSCNNPTISYAVSVDEVEAQTGLDFFSNLPEEEEKRLEAMEDPSSWEKTTEGRLADVPPLSNEELPKDCISTADAQVFMNQKACVCGTVVSTKKTKSGSVFINLDTKFPNQIFSVTIWGKDIKHFSYSPETELYGKQICVKGKITDYKGTPTMNITHEKKVEFMEEMPEKK is encoded by the coding sequence ATGCGCCAATTTATTTTATGGGCCTTCGTTTTGGCCCTACCTGCTTGCCTTTGGAGCCAAGACCTTGGTCAAGAATTACAAAAACTAGAAGCTCAAAAGCAAAGCCTAGACGAACAGAAAACAGCCCTCATTCAGCAAATTGAAGCGTTGCGCCTGCAGAAGATTCGAGCCGATTTGAAGAAAGTGGGGCTGCCAAAAGATGGCGTAGAAGGGGAATTGGTTGAGCATGCCGCCATGATTTTGAATTACTCAGAAGCCCATGAACAGGCCGCTTGGGTGGCCCATATTATCCCGCCTGCGGTGATGGAAGGCAATCTTAGCCGAACCAATGATTTTAGAGAAGATGAGTTGGTCAGTACAGGAACGGCGGTAAAATCCGATTATTGGTATAGTGGTTATGATCGCGGGCATTTGGCCCCCTCTGCCGATTTTCGCTGGTCTAAAACGGCCATTAGTGAGTCCTATTATTACTCTAATATGAGTCCCCAATTGCCCGAATTTAACCGAGAGGGCTGGGCCGACTTGGAGCGTTGGGTTCGAGGCACCGTCTTTTCTCACAAACGCTCGATGTTGGTCATTACGGGCCCTATTTTGAAGGAGGGCTTGCCACAAATTACGCAAGGCCCCAATAAAGTGAGCATTCCCGAAGCCTTTTTTAAGGTCGTTTTGGACCTAGAGGCTGAGCAGCCTAAAGCCATCGCCTTTATCATGAAAAATGGCAGCTGCAACAACCCAACTATCAGTTACGCGGTTTCGGTGGATGAGGTGGAGGCCCAAACGGGCTTGGATTTCTTTAGCAATTTGCCCGAAGAGGAAGAAAAACGCCTAGAAGCCATGGAGGACCCTTCTAGCTGGGAAAAAACGACGGAAGGCCGCTTGGCCGATGTTCCACCTCTTAGCAATGAAGAATTGCCCAAAGATTGCATCAGCACAGCCGATGCACAGGTTTTTATGAATCAAAAGGCCTGCGTCTGCGGCACGGTCGTATCGACCAAAAAGACGAAATCTGGCTCTGTCTTTATCAATCTGGACACAAAATTCCCCAACCAGATTTTTTCTGTAACGATCTGGGGCAAAGACATCAAACATTTTTCTTATTCGCCAGAGACGGAACTCTATGGCAAGCAAATTTGTGTAAAGGGGAAAATTACAGATTACAAAGGGACCCCGACCATGAATATCACTCATGAAAAGAAGGTGGAATTTATGGAAGAAATGCCAGAGAAGAAATAG
- a CDS encoding WGR domain-containing protein, with the protein MKLIEQKRLHFKQGNSDKVYEVDLCELEAGAFLVNFRYGKTGGPLREGSKTPTPVDETKARNLYNKLLQDKMKKGYLDVSEKSQAKQVAAIEPPDKSLEGEKAQAAWILYHLQLAQLDPEAQKARNWKLSRVAWRAASLNIKAAGPYCWALFEQNHRGKSVNDLELYSLLWATAQLDTEIEDLSNLLTFWRSKKKAPTAKKLAPFVYWELANAAGQQALLEEELPKLPELWQKALDRKDMDALAYQLRKAKGDKSMEEAFAMLYLLSPAMPYCRKALLEVICEMEFRPNSFRLLRRLFKMATFRKDAQFWGALAYRFEKASPQYKMPRRSNQYVWVSYNRMRPKDELKKEDSRLAFSNLTKKYFSDYMRRELDQLGQKGNIAYVAMATSILLQYDDHRDGRTDRREKSWRFDNNKQRWIATVYHYPSYSRELIFNEILYANSQRYLYAPMKQEWVYGDNYDPDQPLPAALSETKYADLWQQEPKAFLHLMAEAKSQKVLEFAHTAFMAHPEAKSLQNRLGLAYWKQLLSRTYLPIQTWALQKIVATYEQSGKPTSILLYLLDHDYAKAREQALAWLQADFFDYFADLDLVYNLLLHERQDLRAWAQEALGRIVEVYEPAKRQALLGRLLGFLLRSGQDRQILMTEVETLLTTHFKAELEQLSLDLIGKFLRLPLPQQQAFGLQLLKGHAAEAMQIPFEDIQYLFGKTADYWQYGLELLQNSSEQKLLQEGEFLLSLLEHKEEDVRLGTREILVPLYAQNQAFAVDQMQQLLRRLIRKEKIEGLHALFADMLTTELEGCLVEVDRKFIFRLLNAKYAPAQELAALLIDRYIPYDSLSVANTVRLANHEIVAVRELAWKMFKEQKDRMRYEREEALRLLDVDWADSRQFAFTFFGEAYTAEDWSPSLMVGICDSVREDVQQFGRQLITRFFEEEDGPMYLEQLSQHPRPELQLYATNYLERFAAGHPERILSLRDYFYTVLAQVNKGRIAKDRIWSFLAKEAKASFEVAQFLSDLATFVSATAAIGDKEQAVIVLRDLQDQYPLLEQPIAIHDYPTQS; encoded by the coding sequence ATGAAGCTAATAGAACAAAAGCGCCTGCATTTTAAGCAGGGGAATTCTGATAAAGTATATGAAGTAGACCTTTGCGAATTAGAAGCAGGGGCCTTTCTAGTAAATTTCCGTTATGGAAAAACAGGCGGTCCCCTACGAGAGGGAAGCAAAACGCCTACGCCTGTAGATGAAACCAAGGCCCGTAATCTGTACAATAAATTGCTACAGGATAAAATGAAAAAGGGCTATTTAGATGTCTCTGAAAAGAGTCAGGCTAAGCAAGTTGCAGCTATTGAGCCTCCAGATAAATCTCTAGAAGGAGAAAAAGCACAAGCGGCTTGGATACTATACCATTTGCAGCTCGCTCAACTAGATCCAGAGGCCCAAAAGGCCCGCAACTGGAAACTCTCTAGAGTTGCTTGGCGAGCGGCCAGCCTTAACATAAAAGCCGCTGGACCATATTGCTGGGCCCTTTTTGAGCAAAATCATCGAGGTAAATCGGTAAATGATTTAGAACTCTATAGTTTGCTTTGGGCTACAGCTCAACTTGATACAGAAATAGAGGATCTCAGCAACCTATTAACTTTTTGGAGAAGCAAGAAAAAAGCGCCTACAGCTAAAAAGCTAGCTCCTTTTGTTTATTGGGAATTAGCAAACGCGGCAGGACAGCAGGCTTTGCTCGAAGAAGAACTGCCCAAACTACCTGAACTTTGGCAAAAGGCTTTGGACCGTAAAGATATGGATGCCTTAGCCTATCAGTTGCGTAAAGCTAAGGGAGATAAAAGTATGGAGGAGGCTTTTGCCATGCTCTATTTATTGTCTCCAGCCATGCCTTATTGTCGCAAGGCGCTTTTGGAAGTCATTTGCGAAATGGAGTTTCGTCCCAATAGCTTCCGCCTCCTGCGTCGCCTCTTTAAAATGGCTACTTTCCGCAAAGATGCACAGTTCTGGGGCGCCTTGGCTTATCGCTTTGAAAAGGCGAGTCCCCAATATAAAATGCCCCGCCGCAGCAATCAATATGTTTGGGTAAGCTATAACCGCATGCGACCAAAAGATGAGTTGAAAAAAGAGGATAGTCGTTTGGCCTTCTCCAATTTGACCAAAAAGTATTTTAGTGACTACATGCGTAGAGAGCTAGATCAATTGGGCCAAAAAGGAAACATTGCCTATGTAGCTATGGCCACTAGCATCCTTCTTCAATATGATGATCATCGTGATGGGCGCACAGACCGTAGAGAAAAAAGTTGGCGCTTTGACAATAATAAACAACGTTGGATTGCAACGGTATACCATTACCCCAGCTATTCTAGAGAATTGATCTTCAACGAAATTCTCTATGCAAACAGTCAGCGATATCTGTACGCTCCAATGAAACAAGAATGGGTTTATGGAGATAATTATGATCCTGATCAGCCCTTACCCGCAGCACTTTCAGAAACTAAATATGCTGATCTTTGGCAACAAGAACCCAAAGCCTTTTTGCACCTAATGGCAGAGGCCAAAAGTCAAAAGGTATTGGAGTTTGCCCATACGGCATTTATGGCGCATCCCGAGGCCAAGAGCTTGCAAAATCGCTTGGGATTAGCTTACTGGAAACAGTTATTGAGCCGTACATATTTGCCTATACAGACCTGGGCCCTACAGAAAATTGTAGCCACTTATGAGCAATCGGGTAAACCCACTTCCATTCTGCTTTACCTTTTGGACCATGATTATGCAAAAGCTAGAGAACAGGCTTTGGCTTGGCTCCAAGCCGATTTCTTCGATTATTTTGCCGATCTAGACTTGGTCTATAACCTCTTGTTGCATGAACGCCAAGATTTAAGAGCTTGGGCGCAAGAGGCCCTAGGACGTATTGTAGAGGTATATGAACCCGCTAAACGTCAAGCGCTTTTAGGTCGCTTATTAGGTTTCTTGTTGCGCTCGGGCCAAGATCGCCAGATCTTGATGACAGAGGTGGAAACGCTACTAACAACTCACTTCAAGGCCGAATTAGAACAACTCAGCTTAGATTTAATCGGGAAGTTTTTACGCTTGCCTTTACCTCAGCAACAAGCTTTCGGTTTGCAGTTGCTTAAAGGCCATGCCGCAGAAGCAATGCAAATTCCCTTTGAAGATATTCAATACCTTTTTGGTAAAACAGCCGATTATTGGCAATATGGCCTAGAATTACTCCAAAATTCTTCAGAACAAAAGCTCTTGCAAGAAGGAGAATTTCTCTTGTCTCTGCTAGAACATAAGGAAGAAGATGTTCGCTTAGGCACTCGAGAGATTTTAGTCCCACTCTATGCCCAAAATCAAGCTTTTGCTGTAGATCAAATGCAACAACTCTTGCGCAGATTGATCCGCAAAGAAAAAATTGAGGGCTTGCATGCACTTTTTGCCGATATGCTAACTACCGAGCTAGAAGGATGTTTAGTTGAAGTGGACCGGAAGTTTATTTTCCGCCTACTTAATGCAAAATATGCCCCTGCACAAGAATTAGCCGCCCTTTTAATTGATCGTTATATCCCTTATGACTCTTTGTCTGTGGCCAATACCGTTCGCTTAGCCAATCACGAAATTGTAGCTGTGCGCGAACTTGCCTGGAAAATGTTTAAGGAGCAAAAAGATCGTATGCGCTACGAAAGAGAAGAGGCTTTACGTCTACTAGATGTAGATTGGGCCGACTCTCGACAGTTTGCCTTTACTTTCTTTGGCGAAGCTTATACCGCAGAAGATTGGAGCCCCAGCTTGATGGTGGGCATTTGCGATTCAGTGCGCGAAGATGTACAGCAGTTTGGTCGCCAACTCATCACTCGCTTCTTTGAGGAAGAAGATGGTCCCATGTATTTGGAGCAATTGAGTCAGCACCCCCGCCCAGAACTACAACTTTATGCAACCAACTATCTGGAGCGTTTCGCTGCGGGACATCCTGAGCGGATTCTATCGCTACGCGATTATTTCTATACGGTTTTGGCCCAAGTAAATAAAGGCCGAATTGCCAAAGATCGCATCTGGAGCTTTTTAGCAAAAGAAGCTAAAGCCTCTTTTGAAGTAGCACAATTCCTCTCTGATTTAGCTACTTTTGTCTCGGCCACAGCAGCTATTGGCGATAAAGAACAGGCCGTTATTGTGCTACGCGATTTGCAGGACCAATACCCCTTGCTCGAACAGCCTATTGCGATTCACGATTATCCCACTCAATCTTAG
- a CDS encoding SWIM zinc finger family protein, whose protein sequence is MLFNYKYGGTSSVKNKAGQTAMSFAPDSLREPTFFVGQLHKKIAFREAISALNAVVVSDLRFKPRDKSAYLAWAKEQEEVWLAQYLGEIAGDEANIKKRIEDISVELAGVEEQERGVMQHFYKKQREYFNYLYKKDFDAWIVLDPVITTHPDSIFFECFSQDESTYGKLSCGYNVFKNIDEFSCGTTNIDYSAALYNEFQKIRNYKETDFRVDPSGFEIQTEDQDLYKEVKIDLPESWVRGFLQVSSAMTMPLIRFDLHPMDIHSICQLLRRFKETHGPRSLRFQLRPGQPVKVVVEPWNKEIICRRSIYHGPKAEEVRIWGRRRLLILERLIPQAKKFTVSFLGSGLPSFYEAQLEGDMVFTLGLSGWTDNDWSRAGNFDLLAPRLEVDDWTKQTVFEALKTTYFESVDSLAERLELGTDIVSAALQAYTQAGRVIFDPTLGVYRLRELHREPLDMKLLRFASPQEEKANKILDKNRLSNLSAEAQQNGQTRLSAQIKGEQRNYQCQLLIDADDRMVQAECNCNHFQMNKLRKGPCEHILATRMAHNRKTGKLI, encoded by the coding sequence ATGTTATTTAATTATAAGTATGGAGGAACTTCCTCCGTGAAAAATAAAGCTGGGCAAACGGCGATGTCTTTTGCCCCTGATAGTTTGCGCGAGCCTACTTTTTTTGTGGGCCAATTGCACAAGAAAATTGCCTTTAGAGAAGCTATCTCTGCCTTGAATGCTGTAGTAGTTTCTGATCTTCGCTTCAAACCTCGCGATAAATCCGCCTATTTGGCCTGGGCCAAAGAACAAGAAGAGGTTTGGCTAGCCCAATACCTCGGCGAAATTGCTGGAGATGAAGCCAATATCAAAAAACGAATCGAAGATATTTCTGTGGAATTAGCAGGGGTAGAAGAGCAGGAACGAGGCGTAATGCAGCATTTCTACAAAAAACAAAGAGAGTATTTTAATTACCTCTATAAAAAGGATTTTGATGCTTGGATCGTCCTGGATCCCGTTATCACTACCCATCCCGATAGCATTTTCTTTGAGTGCTTTAGCCAAGATGAATCTACTTATGGTAAGCTCAGCTGTGGCTACAATGTCTTTAAGAATATTGACGAGTTTTCTTGCGGAACAACCAATATTGACTACTCCGCAGCCCTCTATAATGAGTTTCAAAAGATTCGAAACTATAAGGAAACCGATTTTCGAGTAGATCCTTCTGGCTTCGAAATCCAAACAGAAGACCAAGATTTATATAAAGAGGTCAAAATTGACCTGCCCGAAAGCTGGGTCCGCGGCTTCCTTCAAGTGAGCTCCGCCATGACGATGCCCCTCATTCGCTTTGACCTGCATCCCATGGATATTCATAGCATCTGCCAGCTTTTGCGCCGCTTCAAAGAAACACATGGCCCCCGCTCTTTGCGCTTTCAACTTCGCCCTGGGCAGCCCGTTAAGGTGGTGGTAGAACCTTGGAATAAAGAAATTATCTGCCGCCGCTCTATTTATCATGGGCCAAAAGCAGAGGAGGTCCGCATTTGGGGCCGCCGCCGCTTACTCATTTTAGAGCGCCTGATTCCACAAGCCAAAAAATTTACAGTCAGCTTCCTCGGTTCTGGTTTGCCTTCTTTCTATGAGGCCCAACTAGAGGGAGATATGGTCTTTACTTTGGGCCTTTCTGGCTGGACCGATAACGATTGGTCCAGAGCTGGTAACTTTGATCTGCTCGCCCCTCGCTTAGAGGTAGACGATTGGACCAAACAAACCGTTTTCGAGGCACTCAAAACCACTTATTTCGAGTCGGTAGATAGCCTCGCAGAACGCCTGGAATTAGGCACAGATATCGTCAGCGCAGCCTTGCAAGCCTATACGCAAGCAGGCCGAGTGATCTTTGATCCTACCCTGGGCGTTTACCGCCTCAGAGAATTGCATCGCGAACCTCTCGATATGAAACTGCTCCGCTTTGCTTCACCGCAAGAGGAAAAAGCCAACAAAATTTTGGACAAAAACCGCCTCAGCAATTTATCCGCAGAGGCACAGCAAAATGGCCAAACTCGACTGTCCGCACAAATTAAAGGAGAGCAACGCAACTACCAATGCCAACTCCTTATCGATGCCGATGACCGCATGGTCCAAGCCGAATGCAATTGCAATCATTTTCAAATGAATAAATTGCGCAAAGGCCCCTGCGAACACATCTTAGCCACTCGTATGGCCCATAATCGCAAAACAGGAAAACTGATCTAG
- a CDS encoding class I SAM-dependent methyltransferase yields the protein MNYQEQIAANKAVWEQRAALHPETEFYQQAAFMQGQTSLQSIELSLLEADLSGKRVLHLQCHFGQDSLSLARMGAEVVGLDISETAIAKAQSLAEELALNARFYAGNVLDAQKILAQEAPFDLIFCSYGVVYWLPDLLQWGQEIGPLLKTGGQFLLVEFHPMVWMFDDNFSYIQYSYFDQGVIETEEEGSYANRSADIQGKSYGWNHSLSEMTAALTEGAGWQLSYLKEYKFSPYNCFNNTVPHPKGYQIKGLEDKLPMVFALAAQKP from the coding sequence ATGAATTACCAAGAACAAATTGCGGCCAATAAGGCCGTTTGGGAACAAAGAGCCGCTTTGCATCCCGAAACCGAATTTTATCAGCAAGCCGCTTTTATGCAAGGGCAAACGAGCTTGCAGTCTATAGAGCTCTCCTTATTGGAGGCAGATTTATCGGGCAAAAGAGTCTTGCATCTGCAATGTCATTTTGGGCAAGATAGTCTGTCTTTGGCCCGCATGGGCGCAGAAGTCGTGGGCCTAGACATCTCAGAAACCGCCATTGCCAAAGCGCAAAGCTTAGCAGAAGAATTAGCGCTCAATGCCCGATTCTATGCCGGTAATGTTTTAGATGCTCAAAAGATTTTGGCCCAAGAAGCTCCTTTTGATCTCATTTTTTGTTCTTATGGAGTGGTCTATTGGCTGCCCGACTTACTGCAATGGGGCCAAGAAATAGGACCATTGCTTAAAACTGGCGGGCAATTCCTTTTGGTTGAGTTTCACCCTATGGTCTGGATGTTTGACGATAACTTTAGTTATATTCAATACAGTTATTTTGACCAGGGCGTTATTGAGACCGAAGAAGAGGGAAGCTATGCCAACCGAAGCGCCGATATTCAAGGAAAATCCTATGGCTGGAATCACAGCCTTTCAGAGATGACTGCCGCACTGACAGAAGGGGCAGGTTGGCAACTCAGTTATCTCAAAGAGTATAAGTTTTCGCCTTATAACTGCTTTAATAATACGGTCCCACATCCCAAAGGCTACCAAATTAAAGGTTTAGAAGATAAACTCCCTATGGTCTTTGCTTTAGCGGCCCAAAAGCCCTAA